Proteins from a genomic interval of Candidatus Binatota bacterium:
- a CDS encoding 50S ribosomal protein L24 → MAKSRLKKGDSVLVTAGKDRGKTGKIVKIVDDGERVLVERINMVKRHSKPSGPQQPGGIVEKEASVHASNVMPICPKTNKPTRVGRTQLKDGARARVARRSGELLAGS, encoded by the coding sequence ATGGCGAAGTCGAGATTAAAAAAAGGTGATTCGGTGCTGGTAACGGCAGGCAAAGACCGGGGAAAGACGGGTAAAATCGTCAAGATTGTTGATGACGGCGAACGCGTGTTGGTGGAGCGCATCAACATGGTAAAGCGGCACAGTAAGCCCAGCGGGCCGCAGCAGCCCGGCGGTATCGTGGAGAAGGAAGCTTCCGTGCACGCGTCCAACGTCATGCCTATCTGCCCCAAGACAAACAAGCCGACCCGGGTTGGGCGCACCCAGCTTAAGGACGGCGCACGGGCCCGGGTAGCACGCAGGAGCGGCGAGCTCCTGGCAGGTTCGTGA
- the rplN gene encoding 50S ribosomal protein L14 — MIGAESVLDVADNSGARRVLCIKVLGGSRRRYARVGDVIVVTVKEAIPGGKVSKGDVVKAVVVRVAKEMGRADGSYIKFDTNSAVILDNQGEPVGTRIFGPVARELRARRFMKIVSLAPEVL, encoded by the coding sequence ATGATCGGGGCTGAGAGCGTATTGGACGTAGCTGACAATTCGGGTGCTCGTCGCGTGCTTTGTATCAAAGTGCTCGGTGGTAGCCGTCGTCGCTACGCGCGGGTCGGCGATGTTATCGTCGTGACCGTCAAAGAGGCGATACCCGGTGGCAAGGTCTCCAAGGGGGACGTCGTCAAGGCCGTCGTCGTGCGCGTGGCCAAGGAAATGGGTCGCGCCGACGGTTCATACATCAAGTTTGATACAAATTCGGCGGTCATACTGGACAACCAGGGTGAACCGGTCGGGACAAGAATTTTTGGCCCCGTGGCCAGGGAGCTGAGGGCACGGCGTTTTATGAAGATCGTGTCCCTGGCACCGGAGGTGCTTTAA
- the rpsQ gene encoding 30S ribosomal protein S17, translating into MPEQEKTETQAAVETPGRQRHRTREGVVVSAAMDKTVVVVIKRRFKHRRYHKYIQRSKRFMVHDEENTCREGDRVLIAESRPLSRNKRWRLREVIERSVQQGAGPADTAGSAEQGTTEIEES; encoded by the coding sequence ATGCCTGAGCAGGAAAAGACAGAAACGCAGGCGGCGGTCGAGACACCCGGCCGGCAGAGGCATCGCACACGCGAGGGCGTGGTAGTGAGCGCCGCCATGGACAAGACCGTGGTGGTCGTGATTAAGAGGCGGTTCAAACACCGGCGTTATCACAAGTACATACAACGCTCGAAGCGTTTCATGGTGCACGACGAAGAAAACACCTGTCGAGAGGGGGACCGGGTATTGATTGCCGAGAGCCGCCCGTTGAGCAGGAACAAACGCTGGCGTTTGCGCGAGGTGATTGAGCGTTCGGTCCAACAGGGTGCCGGACCGGCCGACACCGCGGGTTCTGCCGAGCAAGGGACAACGGAAATAGAAGAGTCATGA
- the rpmC gene encoding 50S ribosomal protein L29 yields MRASDFRKMSDVELAGKADELRGEIAKVNMQRYSRRLEKTALPGTLRHDLARVLTVLNERVGETGEQGNA; encoded by the coding sequence ATGAGAGCGAGTGATTTCAGGAAAATGAGCGACGTGGAGCTGGCCGGTAAGGCCGATGAGCTTCGCGGCGAAATAGCCAAGGTCAATATGCAGCGGTACTCGCGTCGGTTGGAGAAAACGGCGCTTCCGGGCACCTTGCGCCACGATCTGGCGAGGGTGCTCACGGTACTCAATGAGCGCGTGGGCGAAACGGGAGAGCAGGGCAATGCCTGA
- the rplP gene encoding 50S ribosomal protein L16: protein MLAPKKTKYRKMQKGKGRDKGLSWRGNTLAFGDYGLKSTGTARISARQIEAARIAITRHVKRGGRVWIRIFPDIPYTSKPAEVRMGKGKGSPEGWVCQVKPGRMLFELEGVSPELAREAMRLAGHKLSVPTRFCIREDIHESE, encoded by the coding sequence ATGCTTGCTCCTAAGAAAACCAAGTACCGTAAAATGCAGAAAGGCAAGGGCCGCGATAAGGGGCTATCCTGGCGTGGCAACACGCTGGCCTTCGGCGACTACGGGCTCAAGTCTACGGGCACGGCAAGAATATCTGCACGGCAGATAGAAGCCGCGCGTATTGCCATAACCCGCCACGTAAAACGTGGAGGGCGTGTGTGGATACGAATCTTTCCGGACATCCCCTACACGAGTAAGCCTGCCGAGGTTCGCATGGGTAAGGGCAAGGGTTCTCCGGAAGGCTGGGTATGCCAGGTAAAACCGGGGCGGATGCTTTTTGAGCTTGAGGGCGTGAGTCCCGAACTGGCGCGTGAAGCGATGAGGTTGGCCGGGCATAAACTGTCGGTTCCTACCCGCTTCTGCATTCGGGAGGATATCCATGAGAGCGAGTGA
- the rpsC gene encoding 30S ribosomal protein S3 encodes MGQKTHPKGFRLGYTETWDSRWYADKDYAELLHQDLEIRKFLRKQLRFAGVSRIEIQRAADKVKVNIFTARPGIVIGKKGAEIEKLKKDLVSIAGKESFIEIHEIRKPDLDAQLVAENIAMQLERRVMFRRAMKESVSRAMRMGAGGIRVQSGGRLGGHDIARTEWYRDGRVPLHTLRADVQYGFTEARTTFGVIGVKVWVYRGEKSPGGGDDNGSPGGA; translated from the coding sequence GTGGGACAGAAAACACATCCTAAGGGCTTCAGGCTCGGTTACACCGAGACGTGGGATTCCCGGTGGTACGCGGACAAGGATTACGCCGAGCTGCTGCACCAGGACCTGGAGATACGTAAGTTTTTACGAAAGCAGCTTCGCTTTGCCGGCGTTTCGCGGATCGAGATCCAGCGGGCAGCTGACAAGGTAAAGGTCAACATTTTTACCGCGAGGCCCGGTATCGTGATCGGTAAGAAGGGGGCTGAGATAGAGAAGCTCAAGAAGGACCTCGTCTCGATTGCGGGAAAGGAGAGCTTCATTGAGATTCACGAGATCCGTAAGCCGGACCTTGACGCCCAGCTGGTGGCGGAAAATATAGCTATGCAACTGGAGAGGCGGGTCATGTTCCGGCGCGCCATGAAAGAAAGTGTTTCGCGGGCCATGAGAATGGGCGCCGGCGGCATAAGGGTACAATCGGGCGGACGCCTGGGTGGCCACGATATTGCCCGCACCGAGTGGTATCGCGATGGCCGCGTTCCGCTGCACACCCTGCGCGCAGACGTGCAGTATGGATTTACCGAGGCTCGCACGACCTTCGGCGTTATTGGCGTCAAGGTATGGGTCTACCGGGGCGAGAAGTCTCCCGGTGGCGGCGATGACAATGGTAGCCCGGGTGGGGCCTGA
- a CDS encoding 50S ribosomal protein L22: protein MESRCVLRYAKLSPRKARLVVNQVRGLPVSDALAILDLSEKKAGAILADTLRSAVANARDTQNVDVDRLVVTRAWVDGGPINWRWRPRAQGRATPIAKRTSHITVVVDEQG, encoded by the coding sequence GTGGAGAGTCGTTGCGTTCTGCGTTACGCCAAGTTGTCGCCGCGCAAAGCGAGACTGGTGGTGAACCAGGTTCGCGGGCTGCCGGTTTCCGACGCCCTCGCGATACTTGACCTGAGTGAGAAGAAGGCCGGGGCCATTCTCGCCGATACCCTGCGGTCAGCCGTAGCCAACGCCCGCGACACCCAGAACGTGGATGTCGACCGGCTCGTGGTGACGCGGGCCTGGGTAGACGGTGGACCCATAAACTGGCGCTGGCGCCCCCGTGCCCAGGGACGGGCGACGCCGATTGCGAAGAGAACGAGTCACATAACAGTTGTGGTGGACGAACAGGGCTGA
- the rpsS gene encoding 30S ribosomal protein S19 — translation MPRSIKKGPFVDAHLMKKIEAQDVSNRRPIRTWSRRSTVTPDMVGYTIATHNGKQFIPVLISEDMVGHKLGEFSPTRTYRGHTGTRKGEVR, via the coding sequence TTGCCTAGATCAATTAAAAAGGGACCGTTCGTTGACGCTCATCTGATGAAAAAGATAGAAGCGCAGGACGTGAGTAACAGGCGGCCGATACGTACCTGGTCGCGCCGGTCAACGGTGACGCCAGACATGGTTGGCTACACGATCGCCACCCACAACGGCAAGCAGTTCATACCGGTACTGATTTCGGAGGATATGGTCGGGCACAAGCTTGGGGAATTTTCTCCCACCCGGACCTACCGCGGGCACACCGGTACGAGAAAGGGAGAGGTCAGGTAG
- the rplB gene encoding 50S ribosomal protein L2 has protein sequence MAIKTYKPTSPGRRFQTSLDFEEITRSTPEKSLTSGKNRSGGRNVNGRITLRHRGGGHKRRYRLVDFRRRKDGVPAKVASIEYDPNRSARIALLHYADGAKTYILAPANLSVGDTVIAGEGSDIKVGNTMELSSIPLGTVVHAIELKPGAGAALARSAGTGAQIVAREGNFVLLRLPSGELRNVRGVCRATIGSVGNQQHENVKIGKAGRSRWAGRRPSVRGIAMNPVDHPHGGGEGRSKGNHPTTPWGKPTKGYRTRGKRHSDKYIVARRKRR, from the coding sequence ATGGCTATCAAGACCTATAAACCAACTTCGCCGGGCAGGCGCTTCCAGACCAGCCTCGATTTCGAGGAGATCACGCGCTCGACTCCCGAGAAATCGCTGACCAGCGGAAAGAACCGTTCGGGCGGCCGCAACGTCAACGGACGCATAACGCTGAGGCACCGCGGGGGTGGGCACAAGCGTCGCTACCGGCTGGTGGATTTCCGTCGCCGCAAGGATGGTGTGCCGGCAAAGGTTGCTTCGATCGAATACGATCCCAATCGCTCGGCCAGGATCGCGCTGTTACACTACGCTGACGGGGCCAAGACCTACATCCTCGCGCCTGCGAACCTGTCGGTGGGCGACACCGTAATCGCCGGCGAGGGTTCGGATATAAAGGTTGGCAACACCATGGAGCTGAGCTCGATACCGCTCGGAACTGTTGTCCATGCTATAGAGTTGAAGCCGGGTGCGGGAGCCGCCCTGGCGCGCAGCGCCGGAACCGGGGCCCAGATCGTGGCCCGCGAAGGCAACTTCGTACTGCTACGACTGCCCTCGGGTGAACTTCGCAACGTCAGGGGTGTGTGCCGGGCCACTATAGGGTCGGTGGGCAACCAACAGCACGAGAACGTCAAGATCGGTAAGGCCGGTCGCTCTCGTTGGGCGGGACGTAGGCCGAGTGTCCGAGGTATTGCCATGAACCCGGTTGATCACCCGCACGGTGGTGGTGAGGGCCGGTCGAAGGGAAATCACCCGACCACGCCATGGGGCAAACCCACTAAGGGTTACAGGACCAGGGGTAAGCGTCACAGCGACAAATATATCGTGGCGCGCCGGAAGCGCAGGTAA
- a CDS encoding 50S ribosomal protein L23, producing the protein MEICDVIKAPMVTEKGTDVSEYGQVVFEVDTRAGKDDIRKAVEKLFEVKVASVRTMNYLGRKVRRGKVLGRKKAWKKAYVTLADGEVMDLLEKV; encoded by the coding sequence ATGGAAATTTGCGACGTAATAAAGGCACCGATGGTTACCGAGAAGGGAACCGACGTGAGCGAGTACGGCCAGGTCGTGTTCGAGGTCGATACGCGTGCCGGTAAAGACGACATACGGAAAGCCGTCGAGAAACTCTTCGAGGTCAAGGTGGCCTCGGTGCGTACGATGAATTACCTGGGGCGCAAGGTCAGGCGGGGCAAGGTGCTCGGTCGCAAGAAGGCGTGGAAGAAGGCTTACGTTACCCTGGCTGATGGGGAGGTCATGGATCTCCTGGAGAAGGTCTGA
- the rplD gene encoding 50S ribosomal protein L4, whose protein sequence is MAEIKTGGGKRREIEPVEVSVVDSSNKEISRLSLPRAFSSRVNDYLMFDQVLAQRASSRAGTAATKTRGKIRGGGAKPWKQKGTGRARAGSSRSPIWRGGGTTFGPQPRSFGYRLPRKARRAALASALSQKARDGQVKVVDNFSFEAPRTKQMKELLDSLSVTGSVLVVLAEMDANVALSARNLPGVSVVLVDGVNVYDLLKHETLLLLPSSVEAIERRLAA, encoded by the coding sequence ATGGCTGAGATAAAGACAGGTGGGGGCAAACGCCGCGAGATAGAGCCGGTGGAAGTCTCGGTGGTGGATTCTTCCAACAAGGAAATATCGCGGTTGTCTCTTCCCAGGGCATTCAGCAGCCGGGTGAACGACTACCTCATGTTTGACCAGGTCCTGGCCCAGCGGGCTTCGAGTCGGGCCGGAACGGCGGCGACCAAGACCCGTGGCAAGATTCGTGGCGGTGGCGCCAAACCCTGGAAGCAGAAGGGCACCGGCCGCGCGCGTGCCGGCAGCAGCCGTTCACCGATCTGGAGAGGTGGCGGTACAACCTTTGGTCCGCAGCCGCGGTCTTTCGGCTACCGCTTGCCGCGCAAGGCGAGGCGAGCAGCGCTGGCCAGCGCCCTGTCGCAGAAAGCCAGGGACGGCCAGGTCAAGGTAGTGGATAATTTTTCCTTCGAGGCACCGCGTACCAAGCAGATGAAAGAGTTGCTTGATTCGCTGTCGGTGACGGGTTCGGTGCTGGTGGTCCTGGCCGAGATGGACGCCAACGTGGCCTTGTCGGCTCGCAACCTGCCCGGCGTCAGCGTGGTGCTTGTCGATGGCGTAAACGTGTACGACCTGCTCAAGCACGAGACCCTGCTGCTCTTACCTTCCTCGGTCGAAGCAATCGAACGGAGGCTGGCTGCCTGA
- the rplC gene encoding 50S ribosomal protein L3 — MAAVIGTKIGMTRVFDDGGQSVPVTVVRATPVTVVRVFDVETHGYNAIQIGTGKRKDKRISKAVRGQMSPAGRSDFEMLAELLVDDPSAYEVGQSISAADVFSVGDLVDVTGRSKGRGFSGVVRRYKFAGQTATHGTHESFRGPGGIGACAYPGRVFKGKKMPGQMGALKRTIQNLTVVAVRSEEEVILLKGGVPGARNGRVLIRPAVKG; from the coding sequence ATGGCTGCAGTAATTGGAACCAAGATTGGAATGACCCGCGTTTTTGACGACGGTGGTCAGTCGGTGCCCGTGACGGTTGTGCGCGCGACACCCGTGACCGTCGTACGCGTGTTCGACGTAGAAACTCACGGTTACAACGCGATACAGATCGGCACCGGCAAACGTAAGGACAAACGCATCAGCAAGGCAGTGCGCGGACAGATGTCACCTGCTGGGCGCAGTGACTTTGAGATGCTCGCCGAGTTGCTGGTCGACGATCCCTCGGCCTACGAAGTAGGCCAGTCGATAAGCGCGGCGGACGTGTTCTCTGTCGGCGATCTTGTTGACGTGACCGGGCGCAGTAAGGGACGTGGTTTTTCTGGCGTGGTGCGCAGGTACAAGTTTGCCGGCCAGACGGCCACCCACGGTACCCATGAATCCTTTCGTGGTCCGGGCGGCATCGGTGCTTGCGCTTACCCGGGCAGGGTTTTCAAGGGCAAGAAGATGCCGGGACAGATGGGAGCGTTGAAGCGCACCATACAGAATCTGACCGTCGTCGCGGTACGCAGCGAGGAAGAAGTGATTCTTCTCAAGGGTGGTGTTCCCGGCGCGCGTAATGGCCGGGTTCTTATTCGTCCGGCGGTGAAGGGATAG
- the rpsJ gene encoding 30S ribosomal protein S10, whose product MTNQRIRIRLKGYDHRILDQSVREIVDAVRRGGGTVSGPVPVPTRIERFTVNRSPHVDKKSREQFEIRTHKRLIDILEPTNQTIDSLGKLDLPAGVDVEIRLH is encoded by the coding sequence ATGACAAACCAGCGCATAAGAATACGCCTTAAGGGTTACGATCACCGTATCCTGGACCAGTCGGTCAGGGAGATCGTGGACGCCGTTCGCAGGGGCGGGGGCACTGTTTCGGGCCCGGTTCCTGTGCCTACCCGGATAGAGCGCTTTACGGTTAACCGTTCGCCGCACGTCGACAAGAAGTCGCGCGAGCAGTTTGAGATCAGAACTCACAAGAGGCTCATCGACATACTGGAGCCGACTAACCAGACGATTGATTCGTTGGGCAAGCTGGACCTTCCGGCCGGCGTGGACGTGGAGATACGGCTGCATTAG
- the tuf gene encoding elongation factor Tu, giving the protein MAKEKFDRSKEHVNVGTIGHVDHGKTTLTAAITLIQSKKTGGDFIAFEDIDKAPEERERGITIATAHVEYETEKRHYAHVDCPGHADYVKNMITGAAQMDGAILVVSAADGPMPQTREHILLARQVGVPRIVVFMNKADMVDDAELLELVELEVRELLSSYDFPGDDIPIVIGSALKALENPDDEEATKCIGELMDAVDTYIPLPERAIDKPFLMPIEDVFSISGRGTVVTGRIEQGEVKVGEEIEIVGIRETEKTTVTGVEMFRKLLDSGQAGDNVGCLLRGTKKEDVERGQVLTKPGAITPHTKFAAEAYILNKEEGGRHTPFFQGYRPQFYFRTTDVTGVVTLAEGTEMVMPGDTVTVDVELITPIAMDDGLRFAIREGGRTVGAGVVTKITE; this is encoded by the coding sequence ATGGCTAAGGAGAAATTTGATCGCAGCAAGGAGCACGTAAACGTGGGGACCATTGGTCACGTTGACCACGGTAAGACCACACTGACGGCCGCGATAACGCTTATCCAGTCGAAGAAGACGGGCGGCGATTTCATAGCCTTCGAGGACATCGACAAGGCGCCCGAGGAGCGTGAGCGCGGCATAACGATTGCCACTGCCCACGTTGAGTACGAGACCGAGAAACGGCACTACGCGCACGTGGACTGTCCTGGTCACGCCGATTACGTGAAGAACATGATCACGGGTGCTGCCCAGATGGACGGGGCGATCCTGGTGGTTTCGGCCGCCGACGGCCCGATGCCTCAGACCCGGGAGCACATTCTCCTGGCTCGGCAGGTAGGCGTTCCTCGCATCGTTGTTTTCATGAACAAGGCCGACATGGTTGACGACGCGGAGCTGCTTGAGCTCGTTGAGCTTGAGGTTCGCGAATTGCTGTCGAGCTACGATTTTCCGGGCGACGACATTCCGATAGTGATCGGTAGTGCCCTGAAGGCGCTTGAGAACCCGGACGACGAAGAGGCTACCAAGTGCATAGGCGAGCTGATGGATGCCGTTGACACCTACATTCCTCTGCCCGAGCGTGCGATAGACAAGCCTTTCCTGATGCCGATCGAGGACGTGTTTTCGATATCGGGACGCGGCACGGTCGTGACGGGACGCATCGAGCAGGGCGAGGTCAAGGTGGGCGAAGAGATCGAGATCGTGGGCATCCGCGAGACCGAGAAAACGACGGTCACCGGCGTGGAGATGTTTCGTAAGCTCCTGGATTCGGGGCAGGCGGGCGACAACGTTGGTTGCCTGCTACGAGGCACGAAGAAAGAGGACGTTGAGCGCGGGCAGGTATTGACCAAGCCCGGGGCGATCACGCCGCACACGAAGTTTGCAGCGGAGGCGTATATCCTGAACAAGGAAGAGGGAGGACGGCACACGCCTTTTTTCCAGGGCTACCGGCCGCAGTTTTATTTCCGTACGACCGACGTGACGGGCGTAGTGACGCTTGCCGAGGGCACCGAGATGGTGATGCCCGGCGACACGGTGACGGTTGACGTTGAGTTGATCACCCCCATAGCGATGGACGACGGGCTTCGTTTTGCCATCCGCGAAGGCGGACGCACGGTGGGAGCCGGCGTGGTCACCAAGATCACCGAGTAG
- the rlmB gene encoding 23S rRNA (guanosine(2251)-2'-O)-methyltransferase RlmB, producing the protein MGRGRRDDYVGRAGRRGPPGARRRPARGERMVAGGPHAVEEAMAGPSEIHCVYIDEGAPARAQELARAARDAGLAVSTVPVDECDSMSGVTSGGIAVEITFVYREFRELLHGLPDGALGCGPLLLLDQITDPVNLGAVIRTAEAAGALAVVLPGRRAAPVTATVLRISAGAALHLPVCRVANLSRAIEMAQQAGFWAVGLDAEADDLLEPPPAPRPAALVLGSEGSGLRPLVARNCDQLARLPMRGRVGSLNASAAAAVALYRVAEGLFPGRPSG; encoded by the coding sequence GTGGGTAGGGGTAGAAGAGACGACTACGTTGGCCGGGCGGGCAGAAGAGGCCCCCCGGGTGCGCGCCGCAGACCGGCCAGGGGTGAACGCATGGTGGCCGGCGGGCCCCATGCAGTGGAAGAAGCCATGGCCGGCCCCTCCGAGATACACTGCGTTTACATTGACGAGGGGGCCCCGGCGCGCGCGCAAGAGCTGGCCCGGGCCGCCCGCGATGCCGGGCTCGCGGTTTCAACAGTCCCTGTTGACGAATGCGACTCGATGTCAGGGGTCACGTCGGGTGGTATAGCAGTTGAAATAACCTTTGTTTACAGGGAGTTTCGCGAACTCCTGCATGGACTGCCGGATGGCGCCCTCGGCTGTGGGCCGCTTTTGTTGCTCGACCAGATCACTGACCCGGTGAACCTGGGTGCCGTCATAAGAACGGCCGAGGCGGCGGGGGCCCTGGCCGTGGTCCTGCCGGGTCGGCGCGCAGCACCAGTGACGGCTACCGTCCTGCGAATATCGGCGGGGGCCGCATTACACCTGCCCGTTTGCAGGGTAGCCAACCTTTCTCGGGCCATTGAAATGGCCCAGCAGGCCGGCTTCTGGGCCGTCGGCCTTGACGCCGAGGCCGACGATCTGCTCGAGCCGCCGCCTGCTCCGCGGCCGGCTGCGCTGGTGCTGGGCAGTGAGGGCAGTGGGCTGAGGCCCCTGGTGGCTCGCAACTGCGACCAATTGGCCCGCTTGCCCATGCGCGGGAGGGTTGGCTCGCTCAATGCGTCGGCGGCGGCGGCGGTTGCACTGTACCGGGTGGCCGAAGGATTGTTCCCCGGGCGTCCCAGCGGTTGA